In a single window of the Eshraghiella crossota genome:
- a CDS encoding uracil-DNA glycosylase, which produces MAAISNDWLEVVTPEFTKSYYKKLFNFVKDEYSKHIIYPPSEDIFNAFHLTPLNSVKVLILGQDPYHNEHQAHGLSFSVLPDQKEIPPSLQNIYKELNSDLGCYIPDNGYLIKWAKQGVLLLNTVLTVRAHSANSHRGMGWEQFTDAVIRGLNKLDKPIVYMLWGSPAQKKAEMLDNPKQLVLKAPHPSPLSAYRGFFGCKHFSKANEFLLKNGIEPIDWQIENLH; this is translated from the coding sequence TTGGCAGCAATAAGTAATGATTGGTTAGAAGTAGTGACACCGGAATTCACAAAATCGTACTATAAAAAATTATTTAATTTTGTAAAAGATGAATATAGCAAGCATATAATATATCCACCTTCGGAAGATATTTTTAATGCATTTCACCTTACACCTTTAAATAGTGTTAAAGTTCTCATTCTTGGACAGGATCCATACCATAACGAACACCAGGCACATGGCCTCAGTTTTTCTGTACTGCCGGACCAGAAAGAAATTCCTCCATCACTACAGAATATTTATAAGGAACTTAATTCGGATTTAGGATGTTATATTCCTGATAATGGATATCTTATAAAATGGGCAAAACAGGGAGTTCTTTTATTAAATACTGTACTAACGGTAAGAGCACACAGTGCCAACAGTCATCGCGGAATGGGCTGGGAACAGTTTACGGATGCGGTTATAAGAGGTTTAAATAAGTTAGATAAACCTATAGTTTATATGTTGTGGGGTTCGCCCGCACAAAAGAAAGCCGAGATGCTTGATAATCCTAAACAACTTGTGCTGAAAGCACCTCACCCAAGTCCACTATCGGCGTACAGAGGTTTTTTTGGATGCAAACATTTCAGCAAAGCTAACGAATTTCTTTTAAAAAACGGAATAGAACCTATTGATTGGCAGATAGAAAATTTACACTAA